In one Amyelois transitella isolate CPQ chromosome 22, ilAmyTran1.1, whole genome shotgun sequence genomic region, the following are encoded:
- the LOC106140282 gene encoding uncharacterized protein LOC106140282 isoform X1 — MRCINCDVDIQRLRRHTTSSLPNDLRAILTGWLSVEIPMDSNICHVCFELLNSNIAADGRLFGFTKLCVACGHSLRKARQRHTLERNHSMLQNLPQSHPALHQITNYACHSCWVRHERLLLQDPNRVVNEASLIPKHEPITMPASPQSTSEPAPEPAPEFTSEPEINLPNYKRVANTSSHCVFEGCTFVQRGYM, encoded by the exons ATGAGGTGTATCAATTGTGATGTTGATATACAGAGGTTACGGAGGCATACCACCTCTTCATTGCCTAATGATCTACGTGCTATCCTAACAGGATGGCTATCTGTTGAG ATACCAATGGATAGCAATATATGCCATGTGTGTTTCGAACTGCTGAATTCGAATATAGCTGCAGATGGGCGTTTGTTCGGATTCACAAAGTTATGTGTTGCTTGTGGCCATTCTCTTAGAAAAGCACGACAGCGACATACATTAGAAAGGAACCATTCAATGTTGCAGAATTTACCGCAGTCACATCCAGCTTTACATCAg aTTACAAACTATGCATGTCATAGTTGTTGGGTGAGACATGAAAGGCTATTACTTCAGGATCCCAACCGTGTTGTGAATGAAGCAAGTCTTATACCAAAACATGAACCAATAACTATGCCAGCATCACCACAATCAACATCGGAGCCAGCGCCTGAACCGGCGCCTGAATTTACATCTGAACCAGAAATAAATCTGCCAAATTATAAACGGGTTGCCAACACTTCATCACACTGTGTTTTTGAAGGCTGTACTTTTGTGCAGCGGGGTTACATGTGA
- the LOC106140654 gene encoding uncharacterized protein LOC106140654, translated as MSEKTVSRITKEGEIAASTSQKLKSPGKHRLKRKTVELDDFDLCAIRNKVHEMYTVRKVVPTLNKLLVELKNDINFVGGRTTLWKILKQLGFQYKKCGSKRKILMERHDIVAWRRKYIDTMRKNRIDGRPIVFLDETYIHASYAVKKCWQKDGEDGLTNDSAGTRWIIVNAGGEIGFIPNAQLIFKSQSKSGDYHDDMNRTNFMKWLSEKLVPNLPPNSLVVMDNAPYHTVQVNRAPTMSSSKLQMQNWITNKGLSYLPTMLKAELYQIIKEHKEAPIYEADQLLISHGHQVVRLPPYHCDLNAIELMWSLLKRRVASNNIGQEAGNIVKLTEEAFLSITPHDWQKQCQHVKNIEDKFYERDGCMDNVTDSFIIEVGNDSSTDSDASDDDVSTSDSDLSGIVPLDHNYSVRIN; from the coding sequence ATGTCGGAGAAAACCGTAAGTAGAATTACTAAAGAAGGTGAAATTGCTGCCTCTACCTCACAAAAACTGAAGTCTCCTGGAAAACATCGTCTGAAACGTAAAACAGTGGAACTTGATGATTTCGATTTATGCGCtataagaaataaagttcATGAAATGTATACTGTAAGAAAAGTTGTTcctactttaaataaattacttgtaGAATTAAAGAATGACATCAATTTTGTTGGGGGCCGAACGACTTTgtggaaaattttaaaacagctTGGATTTCAGTACAAAAAATGTGGTTCGAAACGgaaaattttaatggaaaGACACGACATAGTTGCATGGAGACGAAAATATATCGATACCATGAGGAAAAATCGTATAGACGGACGGCCAATAGTTTTCTTAGACGAAACATACATTCATGCATCATATGCAGTGAAAAAATGTTGGCAAAAAGATGGCGAGGACGGACTAACAAATGATTCTGCTGGAACGCGATGGATTATTGTTAATGCAGGTGGAGAAATAGGATTTATTCCTAATGctcaattgatttttaaatcacAGAGTAAATCCGGGGATTACCATGACGATATGAACAGGACTAATTTCATGAAGTGGCTTTCAGAGAAACTTGTACCCAATTTGCCTCCAAACTCCTTAGTCGTCATGGATAATGCTCCCTATCACACCGTACAAGTGAATAGAGCACCTACTATGAGTTCGTCAAAACTGCAAATGCAAAATTGGATTACAAATAAGGGATTGTCATATTTACCAACAATGTTGAAAGCAGAACtctatcaaattataaaagagCACAAAGAAGCACCAATTTATGAGGCTGACCAATTATTGATAAGTCACGGCCATCAAGTGGTAAGGTTGCCCCCTTACCACTGTGACTTAAATGCTATAGAGCTTATGTGGAGCCTTTTAAAGAGACGAGTAGCTTCTAATAATATCGGACAAGAAGCTGGGAATATTGTGAAACTAACTGAAGAAGCTTTTTTATCTATAACCCCCCATGATTGGCAAAAACAGTGTCAACACGTCAAAAATATAGaagataaattttatgaacGTGATGGTTGTATGGACAATGTTACTGATAGTTTCATAATTGAAGTAGGAAACGATAGCAGCACAGATTCGGATGCGTCAGATGATGATGTTAGTACAAGTGATAGTGATTTGTCTGGAATCGTCCCTTTGGACCATAATTACTCTGtcagaataaattaa
- the LOC106140282 gene encoding uncharacterized protein LOC106140282 isoform X2 — protein MRCINCDVDIQRLRRHTTSSLPNDLRAILTGWLSVEIPMDSNICHVCFELLNSNIAADGRLFGFTKLCVACGHSLRKARQRHTLERNHSMLQNLPQSHPALHQPNP, from the exons ATGAGGTGTATCAATTGTGATGTTGATATACAGAGGTTACGGAGGCATACCACCTCTTCATTGCCTAATGATCTACGTGCTATCCTAACAGGATGGCTATCTGTTGAG ATACCAATGGATAGCAATATATGCCATGTGTGTTTCGAACTGCTGAATTCGAATATAGCTGCAGATGGGCGTTTGTTCGGATTCACAAAGTTATGTGTTGCTTGTGGCCATTCTCTTAGAAAAGCACGACAGCGACATACATTAGAAAGGAACCATTCAATGTTGCAGAATTTACCGCAGTCACATCCAGCTTTACATCAg CCAAATCCCTGA